The Aequorivita sublithincola DSM 14238 genome window below encodes:
- a CDS encoding LTA synthase family protein — MLLFSRFFPKRFRLLWYFVGTFIVLSTIIRLVFTFWMLSEVDTSFFKIGNTLLIGFLFDIGTVSFFAVPYALYLLIFPKKWYGSLFDRIVTWFAYTLGIIIFLFSFFAEITFWEEFKNRFNFIAVDYLIYTYEVVKNINESYPIPLLVGGILLLTAFLLYRTKRKGVLRKTFNNENTSKQKLLPTLFFIAIAAIFALFVKNKDAEQFENRYNNEIAKTGIYSFFAAFQNNELSFTDFYKTLPVKDAFAEVNSEFKKRGDSILFPEKELIFRNISNIDSLPELKPNVIFICVESLSAKFLGSFGNKENITPTLDSLANHSLFFNNLFANGTRTVRGMEAITLSIPPTPGRSIVKRENNQQLFTIGEVFKQKGYNRNFFYGGDGYFDNMNSFFGGNGFNIVDRGRGFLLDKSITTTRTNIEDEEVTFENAWGIADEDIYNKVIKVADEAHSAGKPFFDFVMTTSNHRPYTYPEGKIDIPSGSGRSGAVKYTDYAISQFLKKAQQKEWYKNTVIIIMADHCASSAGRQELDVKNYHIPGLMLNLPNISPEKVDKMASQIDIFPTLFSLLNWNYDSNLYGTDILKMKPEEERAFVGTYRKLGLLKGNDEVMVLGDQRASNSYKWNRETNELQPLKEDEVFLKEIISNYQTADYLFSNGGLKLKSLGLEN; from the coding sequence ATGTTATTATTCTCAAGATTTTTTCCAAAAAGATTTCGGCTTCTGTGGTATTTTGTTGGCACTTTTATAGTTCTTTCAACAATAATTCGCCTCGTTTTTACCTTTTGGATGTTGAGCGAAGTTGATACTTCCTTTTTCAAAATAGGCAATACATTGCTCATCGGTTTTCTATTTGATATTGGGACGGTTTCCTTTTTTGCCGTTCCGTATGCATTGTATTTATTGATTTTTCCAAAGAAATGGTATGGTTCATTGTTTGACAGAATTGTAACTTGGTTCGCCTATACACTTGGAATCATTATTTTTCTGTTTTCCTTTTTTGCGGAAATCACTTTTTGGGAAGAATTCAAAAATCGCTTCAATTTCATTGCGGTAGATTATTTGATTTATACGTATGAAGTTGTAAAAAACATCAACGAATCCTATCCAATACCTTTATTGGTAGGTGGTATTTTACTTTTAACAGCCTTTCTACTTTATAGGACAAAGCGAAAAGGAGTTTTACGAAAAACGTTCAATAACGAAAACACTTCCAAACAAAAATTACTTCCAACCTTATTTTTTATAGCAATTGCCGCCATTTTTGCACTATTTGTAAAAAACAAAGATGCCGAACAGTTTGAAAACCGATACAACAACGAAATTGCAAAAACAGGAATCTATTCCTTCTTTGCCGCTTTTCAAAATAACGAGCTTTCGTTTACAGATTTTTACAAAACTCTTCCCGTAAAAGATGCTTTTGCTGAAGTGAATTCGGAGTTTAAAAAACGCGGAGATAGTATACTATTCCCTGAAAAAGAATTGATTTTTAGAAATATTTCAAACATTGATTCATTGCCAGAACTTAAACCAAATGTAATTTTTATTTGCGTTGAAAGCCTTAGCGCAAAATTTCTAGGAAGCTTCGGAAATAAAGAAAACATTACGCCAACGTTGGATTCTTTAGCAAATCACAGTTTGTTTTTCAACAATCTTTTTGCTAACGGAACGCGAACCGTTCGGGGTATGGAGGCAATCACGCTTTCCATTCCGCCAACACCGGGACGAAGCATTGTGAAACGCGAAAACAATCAGCAACTATTTACTATTGGTGAAGTTTTCAAACAGAAAGGCTATAACCGGAATTTCTTTTACGGCGGCGATGGTTATTTTGACAATATGAACAGTTTTTTTGGTGGAAATGGTTTCAATATTGTAGATCGTGGTCGTGGTTTCTTACTAGATAAAAGCATCACCACAACCCGTACCAATATTGAAGATGAAGAAGTAACTTTTGAAAACGCTTGGGGAATTGCCGATGAAGATATTTACAACAAAGTAATTAAAGTCGCTGATGAAGCTCACAGTGCCGGCAAACCCTTTTTCGATTTTGTGATGACTACGTCCAACCACCGTCCATATACCTATCCCGAAGGAAAAATTGATATTCCATCAGGCTCGGGGAGAAGTGGCGCGGTAAAATATACAGATTACGCCATTAGTCAGTTTCTGAAGAAAGCACAGCAAAAGGAATGGTACAAAAATACAGTCATAATTATTATGGCAGACCATTGTGCTTCTAGCGCTGGCCGCCAAGAATTGGACGTGAAAAATTATCACATTCCAGGCTTGATGTTGAATTTGCCAAATATTTCACCAGAAAAAGTTGACAAAATGGCTTCGCAAATTGATATTTTCCCAACGCTATTCTCGTTGCTTAACTGGAACTATGATTCTAATTTGTACGGAACCGATATCTTAAAGATGAAACCCGAAGAAGAACGTGCTTTTGTGGGAACTTATAGAAAATTAGGTTTGTTAAAAGGAAACGATGAAGTAATGGTTTTGGGCGATCAAAGAGCTTCGAATTCATATAAATGGAACCGAGAAACTAATGAACTACAGCCTTTAAAGGAAGACGAAGTATTTCTAAAGGAAATAATTTCAAACTATCAAACCGCAGACTATTTATTTTCAAATGGGGGATTGAAACTGAAAAGTTTGGGACTTGAAAACTAA
- a CDS encoding diacylglycerol/lipid kinase family protein — MKTNIHFIVNPIAGKGKNELSEALLETYFPKDEYSVSIKKTEFVLHATSLTKASIDEGAQIIVACGGDGTINEVASSLVSTSVILGILPMGSGNGLASNLKIPKNLNKALNIIKSQNAIAIDTGTLNGEPFFSNTGVGFDAHVISDFEENTTRQLFSYVKSTLRTLKNYHYKNIVELKYNGTTELISPFLLFVSNSNEMGYKMSLTPRASLQDGLLDLVIVPELSHFKLFIFAILFLFKKQHWMKEVRFEQITSLEIKSQDNRILKTQKDGEFFVPKEPRIEIAIHPKSLNVCVQ, encoded by the coding sequence TTGAAAACTAACATTCACTTTATTGTAAACCCGATTGCGGGGAAGGGTAAAAACGAACTTTCCGAAGCTTTGTTGGAAACCTATTTTCCTAAAGATGAATATTCCGTTTCAATAAAAAAAACCGAATTTGTACTTCACGCAACGTCGCTAACAAAGGCTTCAATTGATGAAGGAGCGCAAATAATCGTTGCCTGTGGCGGCGATGGAACTATCAATGAAGTGGCTTCTTCTTTAGTTAGTACCTCAGTTATTTTAGGAATTCTGCCAATGGGTTCTGGCAATGGTTTGGCTTCCAATTTAAAAATTCCGAAAAATCTAAATAAAGCATTGAACATTATTAAAAGTCAGAATGCGATTGCCATAGACACTGGCACACTAAATGGCGAACCGTTTTTCAGCAACACAGGCGTGGGTTTTGACGCCCATGTTATCTCAGATTTTGAAGAAAATACTACGCGTCAACTATTCAGTTATGTGAAATCTACCTTGCGAACGCTGAAAAATTATCACTATAAAAATATAGTAGAACTGAAATACAATGGAACTACTGAATTGATTTCACCCTTTCTGCTCTTCGTTTCAAATAGTAATGAAATGGGCTATAAAATGAGTCTGACGCCCCGCGCGTCCTTGCAAGATGGATTGTTGGATTTGGTTATTGTGCCAGAACTTTCACATTTCAAACTCTTCATTTTCGCAATACTTTTTCTTTTCAAAAAACAGCATTGGATGAAAGAAGTGCGATTTGAGCAAATTACATCTTTGGAAATAAAAAGTCAGGATAATAGAATTTTGAAAACGCAAAAAGATGGAGAGTTTTTTGTTCCGAAAGAACCTAGAATTGAGATTGCGATTCATCCAAAAAGCTTGAATGTGTGTGTTCAATAA
- the meaB gene encoding methylmalonyl Co-A mutase-associated GTPase MeaB yields the protein MAKKKKNISALNEKEGVLQPETLNMVVAKQLKSLKKKSPSVDELVSGILNQNQTALSQAITIIESRAQKHQQQAKEIIERCLPRSNKSIRIGITGVPGAGKSTFIESFGKLLVSEKKKVAVLTVDPSSSISRGSILGDKTRMEDLVKEENAFIRPSASGDTLGGVARKTRETIILCEAAGFDVILIETVGVGQSETAVHSMTDFFLLLKLAGAGDELQGIKRGIMEMADSIIINKADGENLKAAKMAKNEFNRALHLYPAKESGWAPKTLLCSALKNEGISEIWEVISTYFETVKSNGYFQNKRKEQNKFWLLQTVESRLKIEFYANPSVKKELEKQLKALDENRTTPFEAAEKLLNLSK from the coding sequence GTGGCAAAGAAGAAAAAAAATATAAGTGCTTTAAACGAAAAAGAAGGCGTTTTGCAACCTGAAACCTTAAATATGGTGGTTGCAAAACAATTAAAAAGTCTTAAAAAGAAATCTCCATCTGTTGATGAACTGGTTTCTGGAATTCTAAACCAGAATCAAACTGCGCTTAGTCAAGCCATCACAATTATTGAAAGTAGAGCTCAAAAACATCAGCAACAAGCAAAAGAGATTATTGAGCGATGCTTGCCACGTTCCAACAAATCCATCCGAATTGGTATTACTGGTGTTCCCGGCGCAGGAAAAAGTACTTTTATTGAAAGCTTTGGAAAATTACTAGTTTCTGAAAAGAAAAAAGTTGCCGTTCTCACCGTTGATCCTAGCAGTAGCATTAGCAGAGGAAGTATTCTAGGCGATAAAACCCGAATGGAAGATTTGGTGAAAGAGGAAAATGCTTTTATCCGTCCTTCCGCCAGTGGCGATACTTTGGGCGGTGTTGCACGTAAAACTCGTGAAACCATTATTCTTTGTGAAGCAGCTGGTTTTGATGTTATTCTAATTGAAACCGTAGGCGTTGGCCAAAGTGAAACCGCCGTCCATTCTATGACCGATTTCTTTTTACTACTGAAACTCGCAGGAGCGGGTGACGAACTACAAGGAATAAAACGCGGAATTATGGAAATGGCAGATTCCATAATTATCAATAAAGCAGATGGCGAAAATCTTAAAGCCGCAAAAATGGCGAAAAATGAATTTAACCGTGCGCTTCATCTCTATCCCGCCAAAGAAAGCGGTTGGGCGCCAAAAACACTTTTATGCAGTGCCCTTAAAAATGAAGGAATTTCTGAAATTTGGGAAGTAATTTCAACTTATTTTGAAACCGTAAAAAGCAATGGATATTTTCAGAATAAACGAAAAGAGCAAAATAAATTCTGGCTGTTGCAGACTGTTGAAAGTAGATTGAAAATTGAGTTTTATGCAAATCCTTCCGTTAAAAAAGAACTTGAAAAACAATTAAAAGCTTTGGATGAAAATAGAACTACGCCTTTTGAGGCGGCTGAGAAATTATTAAACCTATCCAAATAA
- a CDS encoding organic hydroperoxide resistance protein — protein sequence MKKLYEASSTAVGGRKGHVTTDDNKIDMELSVPKGLGGDGGKGTNPEQLFGSAYAACFGGAVQMVAESKKIKLGDDMSVTANIEIGKTKDGDLQLKATLDCYLPGVDVETGEDLVNKAHEVCPYSRATRDNITVTLNLLLDE from the coding sequence ATGAAAAAGTTATATGAAGCTTCATCTACAGCAGTAGGCGGCAGAAAAGGGCACGTAACCACAGATGATAATAAAATTGATATGGAGCTTTCAGTTCCAAAAGGTTTGGGTGGCGATGGCGGTAAAGGAACTAATCCTGAACAACTTTTCGGGAGTGCCTATGCGGCTTGTTTTGGTGGCGCAGTACAAATGGTTGCCGAAAGTAAAAAAATCAAGTTGGGTGACGATATGAGCGTTACAGCTAATATTGAAATTGGAAAAACCAAGGATGGTGATTTACAACTAAAAGCAACCTTAGACTGCTATTTACCAGGAGTTGATGTTGAAACTGGCGAAGATCTAGTAAACAAAGCACACGAAGTTTGCCCATATTCTAGAGCTACACGCGATAATATTACAGTAACTCTAAACTTGCTTTTGGACGAATAA
- a CDS encoding DUF2383 domain-containing protein has product MEKKYADFDKLNRLLVACFEAEKLYYNAAQDAQTTDLKRFLNYMAVERNRMSHDISNELHSRDIEPLKEDSEKGNLDRTWQEIKEALEHFDVEALVNSCISRDRNNIKRYDELLERKQLPDSILELLEKQKYQLEWYIKQAAQQPKKSAFVEVKVEEKKEDPCIENQGGKVINLKAM; this is encoded by the coding sequence ATGGAAAAGAAATACGCAGATTTTGATAAACTTAACCGCTTGCTAGTGGCTTGTTTTGAAGCAGAGAAGTTGTACTACAACGCTGCCCAAGATGCTCAGACCACAGATTTAAAACGGTTTTTAAACTACATGGCTGTTGAACGCAACAGAATGAGCCACGATATCTCCAACGAGCTGCACTCGCGAGATATCGAGCCGTTGAAGGAAGATTCTGAAAAAGGAAACTTGGATCGCACTTGGCAAGAAATTAAAGAAGCTCTAGAACATTTTGATGTGGAAGCTCTTGTAAATTCTTGTATAAGCCGTGACCGCAACAACATTAAAAGGTATGACGAGCTTTTGGAACGCAAACAATTGCCAGATAGCATTCTTGAACTTTTGGAAAAGCAGAAATACCAATTAGAATGGTATATCAAGCAGGCTGCACAACAGCCAAAGAAAAGTGCTTTTGTGGAAGTAAAAGTTGAAGAAAAAAAAGAAGATCCCTGTATAGAAAATCAAGGCGGAAAAGTGATAAACTTAAAAGCAATGTAA
- a CDS encoding RNA polymerase sigma factor — MSDLLIIEQCKQCNRKAQMALYGKYCDGMFVIAQRYLKDTAAAEDAMQEAFIKAFQKLSQFKGDVTFGAWLKRIVINTCLDTIKARKLETEPLKDEVFTIVEAENDWSIADETTVSEVLAAIEELPDNYRTTVKLFLIEGYDHQEISEILQISENASRTYLHRGKTKLKETLKHLRYGTGY; from the coding sequence TTGTCCGATTTACTAATCATCGAGCAATGCAAACAATGCAATCGTAAGGCGCAAATGGCGCTCTATGGAAAATATTGTGACGGCATGTTTGTCATAGCTCAAAGATATTTAAAGGACACCGCGGCGGCGGAAGACGCAATGCAGGAAGCCTTCATTAAAGCATTTCAAAAACTGAGCCAATTTAAAGGAGACGTCACTTTTGGGGCTTGGTTGAAACGGATTGTTATCAACACTTGCCTAGACACAATCAAAGCAAGAAAACTAGAAACGGAACCTTTAAAGGATGAAGTTTTTACGATTGTTGAAGCAGAAAATGATTGGTCTATTGCAGATGAAACGACGGTTTCAGAAGTTTTGGCTGCCATTGAAGAGTTGCCAGACAATTACAGAACGACGGTAAAATTGTTTTTAATTGAAGGTTATGACCATCAGGAAATTTCAGAAATACTGCAGATTTCTGAAAATGCATCGCGAACCTATTTGCATCGCGGAAAAACGAAATTGAAAGAAACACTAAAACACTTGCGCTATGGCACGGGATATTAA
- a CDS encoding T9SS type A sorting domain-containing protein — translation MKKITFFAKSVFMAAILLGSLNVAAQVELKVLTQMSTRFNDVNDSGFGVTVGQYYNFTTGTLTSPEPEAVMLASTNNDENVAGFMFYDEPNFILQAGYRMNGVWMPIGFTPNQDPTNYDENFTYGISPNSRYITGQSNIGNDYGGFLFDTQTEELIISLDPQGEASASYAVNDSGIMVGWVDRPDSGGTLRVPAYRTLDGEYHLIPEGQLPTISGVNAISDINSADVMVGDFDLKPFMYNRATNTFTSFDVPTGADSAAFTSISENGVAVGFADVDFQVRDAIIYHPSLGDQPLFLKDVLADNGVTVNTPDGLLGTAISVSPNGKYIAGWVNGSPPFAEGWMVYLDDLILGTNTVSQNTVSYFPNPVESILHLNSKEAIDSVSVYTITGQLVSNIAFNENKTELNFSSLATGVYLVKVTSNGSVENLKVVKQ, via the coding sequence ATGAAAAAAATTACCTTTTTTGCAAAAAGCGTATTTATGGCAGCCATTCTTCTTGGTTCCCTAAATGTTGCTGCACAAGTGGAATTGAAAGTTCTTACCCAAATGTCCACGCGTTTTAACGATGTTAACGATTCAGGATTTGGCGTAACTGTTGGACAGTATTATAACTTCACAACAGGAACCTTAACTTCTCCAGAACCAGAAGCGGTTATGTTGGCTTCAACTAACAATGACGAAAATGTTGCAGGGTTCATGTTTTATGACGAACCCAATTTTATTTTACAAGCCGGTTATAGAATGAATGGGGTTTGGATGCCAATTGGGTTTACTCCAAATCAAGATCCAACAAACTATGACGAAAATTTCACTTACGGAATCTCTCCAAATAGTAGATACATTACTGGTCAATCCAACATTGGTAATGATTATGGAGGATTTTTGTTTGACACACAAACAGAAGAACTTATAATTTCCCTAGACCCTCAAGGTGAAGCGAGCGCTTCTTACGCAGTAAACGACAGTGGTATTATGGTGGGATGGGTTGATCGACCAGATAGTGGCGGAACACTTCGAGTGCCTGCTTATAGAACTTTGGACGGGGAATATCACCTCATTCCAGAAGGTCAACTGCCTACAATTTCGGGAGTAAATGCTATTAGCGACATAAACAGTGCTGATGTAATGGTAGGCGATTTCGATCTTAAACCATTTATGTACAATAGAGCTACCAATACTTTTACAAGTTTTGATGTTCCTACTGGAGCAGACTCTGCAGCTTTTACAAGTATTTCTGAAAACGGTGTGGCTGTTGGTTTTGCAGATGTAGACTTTCAAGTAAGAGACGCAATAATTTACCATCCTTCCTTAGGTGACCAACCGTTATTTTTAAAGGATGTTTTGGCAGATAATGGTGTAACAGTAAATACTCCAGATGGACTTTTGGGAACAGCAATTTCAGTTTCACCAAACGGAAAATATATTGCAGGTTGGGTAAATGGTTCTCCACCATTTGCTGAAGGCTGGATGGTTTATCTTGATGATCTTATCTTGGGAACCAATACAGTTTCACAAAATACTGTGTCTTATTTCCCAAACCCTGTTGAAAGCATACTTCATCTAAATTCAAAAGAAGCGATTGATTCTGTAAGTGTTTACACAATTACAGGTCAACTAGTTTCAAACATTGCTTTCAATGAAAACAAAACTGAATTGAATTTTTCAAGCTTAGCCACTGGCGTGTACTTAGTAAAAGTAACTAGCAATGGCAGTGTAGAAAATTTAAAAGTAGTGAAGCAATAA
- a CDS encoding tetratricopeptide repeat protein produces MMKTKISYRLYFLISSFFLLSQVLWPQQKMDSILALATQQIYENPNLAIEKANEILKSPEATIDLKVRAIIVVSTAYSSKRDYEKSLEYSLRAIDMLPNVTDINLKILLLNRTGGQYQELKVYDKSLTYLDEAYKLLKTLSESIDKSKALGFNNLVRGFIYREQMSCDTALDYFNRSIEAYKKVSPQSLVTSNLSIACYNKGNCLLTINNLNDAEASFLQAITYAENNNAKSLIAFAKKGLAGFYTAKKNYQKAIDLLVEALQNSEEVGDKILNRSIYMALANNYLAVNDLKNYSLYQNKTLSIHDEIIETERKSIDNSIQNIMEANSKKIDDFQKRNNLFRSILLILIIVVIIFIVQSIYSSEKTLNTLKKQLKL; encoded by the coding sequence ATGATGAAAACTAAAATTTCATACAGATTGTATTTCTTGATTAGCAGTTTTTTCTTGCTTTCTCAGGTACTTTGGCCACAACAAAAAATGGACAGTATCCTAGCTTTAGCAACCCAGCAGATTTATGAAAACCCAAATCTAGCCATTGAGAAAGCGAACGAGATATTAAAATCTCCCGAAGCTACGATCGACCTTAAGGTTCGTGCAATCATTGTGGTTTCTACTGCATATTCATCAAAAAGAGATTACGAAAAATCGTTGGAATATTCCCTACGGGCTATTGACATGTTACCTAATGTAACCGACATAAATTTAAAGATACTTCTACTTAACAGAACTGGCGGTCAATATCAAGAATTAAAAGTTTACGATAAGTCGCTAACGTATTTGGACGAAGCTTATAAATTACTCAAAACATTATCTGAAAGTATAGATAAATCTAAAGCATTAGGTTTCAATAATCTAGTTCGTGGATTTATTTATAGAGAACAGATGAGTTGCGATACAGCCTTAGATTATTTTAATCGTTCCATTGAAGCTTATAAAAAAGTATCGCCCCAATCTCTGGTAACTTCAAATTTGAGTATTGCATGCTATAATAAGGGAAATTGCTTGCTTACAATCAATAATTTAAACGATGCGGAAGCTAGTTTTCTGCAAGCAATAACGTATGCGGAAAATAATAATGCCAAAAGCTTGATTGCATTTGCCAAAAAAGGACTTGCAGGTTTTTATACTGCTAAAAAAAACTATCAAAAAGCTATTGATCTCCTTGTTGAAGCACTTCAAAATTCAGAAGAAGTTGGAGATAAAATATTAAATCGATCTATTTACATGGCTTTAGCAAATAATTATTTGGCCGTAAACGATTTAAAAAATTATTCTCTTTATCAAAACAAAACGCTGTCTATTCACGATGAAATTATAGAAACCGAACGGAAATCTATTGACAATTCCATCCAAAACATAATGGAAGCAAATTCCAAAAAGATTGACGATTTTCAAAAAAGAAATAACCTATTCCGCTCCATACTTTTAATACTAATAATTGTTGTAATCATTTTTATTGTCCAATCAATTTATTCTTCTGAAAAGACTTTAAATACACTTAAAAAACAATTGAAGCTTTAA
- a CDS encoding helix-turn-helix domain-containing protein encodes MRSFCTIWFLLIFCGIAAAQEGNTSSLLMQAENVLYTEPQESIRIAEYVLEKSDQAPKLLQAAYILTRGFYMEGKYDQALKIGLKFSEEEFKGDTVTKTKLNILLAKILKELEINSLASYYGNRASNLINENSKNDIQSWTEGKIIQYSLIEKEASSTKNSLDHFYKAKNKFKNQKTGAYTFQIGNINLDLAEVYLREFQLDSAQVYISKALRESKKNKAGNYLEMKSLIKYGNFLFLKNTHSEAIDSLNSAMEIAQKFQNLSEQIIISQAIAKNYLALNNIAAFNNYNQMTEQLNDTRGDNENDAVNTAYNIFNNNETQRFDLLQTNSKWLLFVLGGILLMLLLILGYTRLRYKAKINQYQKFIGYLEKRKELVTATPPSKPDTIRTLNVPKEAEDLLLTKLRKFEKSQDFTNKDISLSRLALQFETNTKYLSETVNTHKQKNFNGYINELRINYIIDKLNNDSQYLQYKISYLAEDSGFSSHSVFATVFKSVTGISPTTFITILRDKQESPAA; translated from the coding sequence ATGCGTTCGTTTTGTACAATCTGGTTTTTATTGATTTTCTGTGGCATTGCTGCTGCACAGGAAGGCAATACCTCTAGCCTACTAATGCAAGCGGAAAACGTTCTCTACACAGAACCGCAGGAGTCAATCCGCATTGCGGAATATGTTTTGGAAAAATCTGATCAAGCACCAAAATTGCTGCAGGCCGCCTATATACTTACTCGTGGTTTTTATATGGAAGGAAAATACGATCAAGCATTAAAAATTGGATTGAAGTTTTCAGAAGAAGAATTTAAAGGCGATACTGTCACAAAAACTAAGTTGAATATTCTTCTTGCAAAAATACTGAAGGAGCTGGAAATCAATTCGCTAGCAAGCTATTACGGCAACAGGGCAAGCAATTTGATAAATGAAAACTCCAAAAATGATATTCAAAGTTGGACTGAGGGAAAAATTATTCAATATTCCTTAATCGAGAAAGAGGCAAGTAGCACTAAAAATAGCTTAGACCACTTTTATAAAGCAAAAAATAAATTCAAAAATCAGAAGACAGGAGCCTATACTTTCCAAATAGGGAATATTAATCTCGATCTGGCAGAAGTTTACCTTCGGGAATTTCAGCTGGATTCTGCTCAGGTTTACATTTCAAAAGCCTTACGAGAAAGCAAGAAAAATAAAGCTGGCAATTATTTAGAAATGAAGTCACTCATCAAATACGGTAACTTTCTTTTTCTTAAAAACACTCATTCTGAAGCTATTGACAGCCTAAATTCTGCAATGGAGATTGCCCAAAAATTTCAAAATTTATCTGAACAAATTATTATTTCTCAAGCCATCGCCAAAAATTATTTAGCGCTAAATAACATTGCAGCGTTTAATAATTATAACCAAATGACGGAGCAACTCAACGACACAAGAGGTGACAATGAAAATGACGCGGTAAATACGGCTTATAATATTTTTAATAATAATGAAACGCAACGATTTGATTTACTTCAAACAAATTCAAAATGGCTCTTATTTGTTCTAGGCGGAATTCTACTTATGCTATTACTAATTCTAGGATACACAAGGCTGAGATACAAAGCCAAGATAAATCAGTACCAAAAATTTATAGGATATTTGGAAAAAAGAAAAGAATTAGTCACTGCTACTCCGCCATCAAAACCCGATACAATTAGGACGCTAAATGTTCCAAAAGAAGCAGAAGACCTCTTGCTAACAAAACTGAGAAAGTTTGAAAAGTCACAAGATTTTACTAACAAAGACATCTCACTTTCACGGTTGGCGCTGCAATTTGAAACAAATACTAAATACCTTTCTGAAACTGTAAACACTCACAAACAAAAAAACTTTAACGGTTATATTAATGAATTACGTATCAATTATATTATTGATAAATTAAACAACGACTCTCAATATTTACAGTACAAAATAAGTTATTTGGCTGAAGACAGTGGCTTTTCATCCCACAGCGTTTTTGCCACAGTATTTAAATCGGTTACCGGAATTTCTCCCACAACATTTATAACCATATTGCGAGACAAACAAGAAAGCCCTGCGGCTTAG
- a CDS encoding DUF4199 domain-containing protein produces the protein MKKVYIELKWAFIFTIAILCWMLLEKTLGWHEEQIANHQWLTLLFVPFAILLYLSEMREKRRRVYGGKMTWLQGFTSGVILTIFITLLSPLAQYVTHNYITPEYFNNVIEYSVTNDLMTRNKANEFFNINSYMWQSAFGALGLGVATAANVAFFVRKK, from the coding sequence ATGAAGAAAGTATATATAGAATTAAAATGGGCCTTCATATTCACAATAGCCATTCTTTGCTGGATGTTACTGGAAAAAACCCTAGGTTGGCACGAAGAACAAATTGCAAACCACCAATGGCTAACCCTTTTATTCGTACCCTTTGCCATATTGCTATATTTATCTGAAATGCGCGAAAAACGAAGAAGAGTCTATGGCGGAAAAATGACTTGGTTGCAAGGATTTACTTCTGGCGTAATTCTTACTATTTTCATCACCCTACTTTCTCCATTGGCGCAATACGTTACCCACAATTACATCACTCCGGAATACTTCAACAACGTTATAGAATATTCCGTAACTAACGATTTGATGACGCGCAACAAGGCTAATGAATTCTTCAACATAAATAGCTATATGTGGCAATCTGCTTTTGGCGCTTTGGGTTTAGGAGTTGCAACTGCAGCTAATGTTGCCTTTTTTGTAAGGAAGAAATAG